The following are from one region of the Coffea eugenioides isolate CCC68of chromosome 2, Ceug_1.0, whole genome shotgun sequence genome:
- the LOC113762432 gene encoding probable UMP-CMP kinase 2 produces MWRRTTWLPPLFSSSKRSLVSQIQGAYGLRIWRTMSSEIQKPEEDGTFPRGITPFITFVLGGPGSGKGTQCARIVENFGFTHLSAGDLLRQEISSNSENGAMILNTIKDGKIVPSEVTVKLIQKAIESSESHKFLIDGFPRTEENRLTYERIIGAEPNIVLFFDCPPEEMVKRVLNRRQGRVDDNANTVKERLKIFRALSLPVVNYYAKKGKLYKIDGTGTEDEIFERVRPIFAA; encoded by the exons ATGTGGAGGCGCACGACTTGGTTACCACCTCTATTTTCTTCCTCCAAACGCTCACTCGTCAGCCAG ATACAGGGAGCTTACGGACTAAGGATTTGGAGAACGATGAGTTCTGAGATTCAGAAACCG GAAGAAGATGGAACCTTCCCAAGAGGAATAACCCCGTTTATAACTTTTGTCTTGG GAGGCCCAGGTAGTGGAAAAGGAACTCAATGTGCAAGAATTGTTGAAAACTTTGGGTTCACCCACCTGAGTGCAGGAGATCTGTTGAGGCAAGAAATTTCTTCTAATAGTGAAAATGG TGCTATGATTTTGAACACCATCAAGGATGGAAAGATTGTTCCTTCTGAAGTAACTGTCAAGCTAATACAAAAGGCAATTGAATCAAGTGAGAGTCATAAATTTCTCATTGATGGTTTCCCACGAACTGAAGAGAACCGTTTGACATACGAAAGAATT ATTGGTGCCGAACCCAATATTGTGCTTTTCTTTGATTGCCCCCCAGAAGAGATGGTTAAACGAGTGCTGAACCGTAGGCAg GGGCGAGTCGATGATAATGCAAACACGGTCAAGGAACGGTTAAAGATTTTTAGAGCTTTAAGTCTTCCAGTGGTCAACTATTATGCCAAGAAAGGAAAACTTTACAAG